CAATATTAATCCTTGCAGATGAGCAATAAATCATTAAAGTCTAATTAAACTATTAGGAAAAATGAAGTGCTTTTGGTTGTGGGTGGTTTGTTTGGTTCCTTAGGGGGGACCTTGAGTTGTTTTACGAGCCCAAGGGCAGGCCTGGAGTCTCCCTTTGGCCATCTCGGGGCGGGCATTGGGTCCCACCAGAATTTTCTGAGCGTTGCCACAGctctggattttggggtctcacCCTCTTTCAAACCCAACGGGGCACCTTAGCTTTGGGTTTAAACCCTGTCAGGTTCCTTTGTCGGGGTGTGACTCCCCTCTGAGCCCCATGAGGCCACCCCTCTGCGGGGtctgagccccccagccccttccctggagCATTCCTTTGTTCAGGGACCTGCCTGTTCCTGCCACTCCCAACATGGCGCCCTCCAGCACCCGGGCCCGCCCCGGGGCGAGGCGGAAGTGCCGCACCCAGCATGGCCGcgcccggggccgcgccgcacccaagatggcggcgcggGGGCGGAGCCCGCCGCCCGGCCGTGTGTCGCGCCGTCCGTGGCCGCCGGGGGCGGGCAGCGCCGGCCGTGACGCGGCCGCCAcggcggagcggcggggccggcgggcgaAGCTGCATCGCACCCACCGGAGACACCGGCGCTCCCCCAGGTGCCACTCCCAAcatggcggcggcgctgccccggcTCTCCCTGCCGCTCCCGCGAGAGGAGGGGGTGAGTCCTCGCGAGAGCTCGGCGCGGCGGAGCGGCCGACATGGAGCCGAGTggcggccccgggccgggccctgTCCCGGTCCCGGGGAACAACAAGGGCCGCGGTGGGGCGGCCGCGCCCGGGAGGGGCCGCGACTTGGCCCGGCCGCCGCGCAAGGACTCCGAGGTCAGCGCCGCCGCCGGGAGTGGGGCGGCCTtcccgggcggggcgggccgcGCCGGGCCTCGTCCAGGGCCTGCCTATGGGTGCCGGTGCCCGGGGGCGGTGCTGGTGTCCGGCCGGTGCCCGGTGGTGCCGGTGCTCGTGGATCCCTGTGGGTGCCAGTGCCCGTAGTGCCGGTGCCCGGGGGTGCCAGTGTCCGgctcttccagccctgcctgggaccAGCCCAGGACCGGCTCGGCCGCTGGCTCCGGTGCTCCAGTACTGGTCCCGGGGCCGCTCCCTCGGTACCGGTTCCCTGGCACAGTGGCCCCGGGCTGTGGAGCCGAGAGGCCTCTCCCTGCCCGGCCTGCTCGGACCTGGGGCTGCCCGGAGCCTGCCTGGTCTCGGTCGGTGCCGATTTCcccttcatccatccatcccttcccCAGGTCCGGGCCGCTGTGACCGGGCTGGGCCGCGAGGGTGGCTCGGGCCGCCGGTCCCAAACGGGAGTGACAGGGCTGGCCCGGGGGTCTCACAGCCCAGCCGGGGGTTTTCTCGGTGTTAGCGGTCGGTAGCAGCCCGGGGTGGGGTGCCGGGTCCCGGTGCCGTGCTCGGACCAGGGATGGACCCAGCAGGAGGTGACCAATCCCCCCCAGGGTGCTGGGGTCACCCTGAGCCTTGGGGGTCGGAGGGTTGTGTGGAGCTGAGGTATCCCGAGGCTTTTCCAGGGCGTTTCATTCCTGAGATGGCCCCGGAGCCGTTCTCTCCCAAGGCTTCCTCAGAAAAGTCCCTGGAATGCCAGGGGAGGGATGTGAGGGGGAATCCTGGAAAACCTGAGGTGCTGGGggggctcccagcagagcagagccagcacaaGGGGGTTGGAGCTACCCCTCTCTCAGAGCCTGGAATTCGGGATTGTTCTGATGTGGGTCTGCCCCTCTGTCAGGAGTAGGAGCCCCCAAATTTAGGTGAGTTCTGCTTGCGGATTCATTCAAGGGTGGGTGCCCCAAAATTTGTGTGGGTTTGGTTCTGGGTGTACCCCTTCTTCGGGAATAtgtgccctgctgtggctctgctccTCACTCAGGGGTGGGTGTCCTGAGAGGGTTCTGGTGTGGGTCTGCCCTGTACTCGGGTGTGTGTGTCCCCAAAATTCTGCTCAGGGTGTGCCCCTCACTCAGAAGTGGGTGccccaaaatttgggagaaTTCTGGTGTGGATCTGCCCCTCACTCAGAAGTGGGAGTCCCATAATTCAGGAGAATTGTGCTCTGGGTCTGCCCGTCAGTCAGGAGTGAGTgccccaaaatttgggatggTTCTTTTACGGGTCTTCCCCTCACTCAGGAGTGGGTGAGGATTCTGTTCTGGATCCTCCCCGTGCTCAGGAGTGGGAGCCTCATAATTCAGGAGAGTTCTGGTGTGGATTTGCCCTGTGCTCAGGATCCCGAAATTTGTGAGAGTCTTCCTGTGCACCTGCCCCACTCATGGCTGGGTGCTTTGGAATGCTGTGGGTCGATGGTCTTCTGTAAAGGGAGCTGGTATTTTGTGCTCTGAAGGTTCTCCTGGCTGTTTCTGCAGCCTCTCCAAAGCTGTTTGGAGTTGTTTCATCCTCACTAATCCCATCTGCTGGGATGGCACAGGGGAATagcccaaattttcccaaatttgtGCGAAATGGGTGAGCTCTGAGAGCTCCTTGATCTCAGAGAACCCTCTCCCTGTGTCCTGCCGTGTTTGTTGTGCTCTGGGGGCTCCCCCCGTGCTTTGGGGGTGCTGCAGTGGCTCCATGCGGCACAGCCCATGGAGACGCAGGAGGTGGGCTGGAGTTGCCTCGGTAAcgtttgtgctgctgcaggaatgtTGTTGGTCCCTAAACCAGCAAGACCAGCCCTGGATTTGCAGGAGGATGAGGTGAATTGTGAGTGTTTTCAGGGATTTTGGTTTTCCTGGAATATGCTGTAATGGAACTGATTTTTCCCCCGTGTTTTCAGGGCTATTCGGAGTCGCCAGACCTGGAGTTTGAATATGCAGACACGGATAAAtggacagcagagctgtcaggTAAGGAATTCTTCTGTGATGGATCAATTAATCAACCGTGATTTCCTCTCCTGGTAGAACTAAAGGAACTCTGTCAATTCCAGTATCgctttattattatatttaaatgctGTACTGATGTTAAAAGGATATGTGTGGTTCATATTTTTTGCCTTACACTGGGTGGGGTTTTATTACATTTTGATATTTTGGCTAAAACCGCAGTTCCCAGCTGAGTTGCAGCTTGGTGCAGGTTTTTGGAGCTTGTCCTCTTTTGGCAGAGCTGTACAGCTACACAGAGGGGCCAGAGTTCCTGCTCAACCGAAAATGCTTCGAGGAGGACTTCAGGATCCACGGTAAGAGCCTTTTTCTGGATTCCTCTGCccctggggagggacagggacttCTCTTCCTGGAGAAGAGCCTGGTGGCAGAGCTCACTGGGGTGTGCAGCTACTCCCGAGGGGCGGCTTcgatctctgctccctgtgacagggacaggatccaagggaatggctggagctgtgtcaggggaggctcaggctggatatcaggaaaggttcttcccccagagggtgctggcactgcccaggctccccagggaatgggcacggccccgaggctgccagagctccaggagtgtttggacagcaCTCTGAGTGACCCAGtgagatttttggggtgtcctgcacaGCGCCAAGAGTTGGCCTCTATGATCCTTGCGGGTCCCGtgcagctcaggatattccatgatgCCACGACTGATCTAATCCCCTGCTGGACAGCAGGAGCCATCCCTGAGCCCTCACTCATCCCGGGAGTCCTTCCCCCGGCGTTCCCTGGCTCCGCGGTGCCCAGCTGAGCCTGTGCCCAGCGGGGCCGTGCCCAAAGCCCTGCTGTGGTTTGCAGTGCGGGACAAGAAGTGGCCGGAGCTGGAGCGGACGCAGCACCGCACGCACGCCATGCGCCTGCTGGACGGGCTGGAGGTGACGGCGCGCGAGAAGCGGCTGCGCGTGGCCCGCGCCATCCTCTACGTGGCACAAGGTGACAGCGGCCTCTGCCCCTTGCCTCCCCCGCTGCTCTCTCCGGGGGACGGGCTGAACTGTAATGCCGTTCATAAATGTGTTGTACGGTGTAGTTCCACAGTGGGATAGTTGTGTTCTATCGTGTATGTTAACTCTTCTATATATGgtgtgtatttaaatatttaatgtagaACTCCTTCGTGGTCATGAAGTTTATATAGATGTAGTTATTAGATATATgaagtttatatatatatatatatatatatataagatatatgaaatttatatatatatgagatatatatatgatatatgagATATATATGTGATATATAGATATAAGACATATAAAAGATATAAGATATGTATATAAGATATAAGATAGATATAAGATAGATATAAAAGAGATATAtgtaagatatatatatatctttatatatctatatatatccTTATGTGTCTTttatatataagatatatataaaagatataTATAAGATattatatatcttatatatatataagattatatatatattatatatcttatatatatataaggtatatatattatatcttatatatataaaatatatatatatatacatttaatacattatatatagtatatatactatataatatACAATAGGTAGTACAGagttttttattatatatagtATAATGTATATTGTATTATGTATTGTATATGATATTGTATTATGTGCTACATATAGAATACATATTATAATTATATGTATATACTCTATATGAGAAGCACAGTATAAtctcatatatataatatatacataaatatatataattataatatgtACACTATATGTAGTTTTATGTATGTACTATATATATGAGACATAGCACAATATAATgtcatatataatatatacataaaaatatattattatgtaTACTGTATGTAACATTTTAATGTCTGTACTATATGTGAGACAGTACAATATAATCTCATGTATATAgtatatacataaaaatatttaattataataTGTATGCTACATGTAATAcataatacaatataatatagaatacatattatatataatatactgtgtaatgtatattatatattgcATGTTTTGTCTTACATATAATACATtgtgtatttaatatttttatacattatatattaaatgctgtatgtatttaatatatataatatatatttttatatagtttatgttatattatatattatacattaCACACAATATGTTTTATATCTTGTATGtaatatatcaatatataatataattaatatatagtATTAATATGATGTAATAATtactaattattttaatatacaaaatattttgaagcattttcatTCCTTGTGGATTTCGTTCCACCTGGGATGTCTGGAATGAAGCTACATCTCGAGGGACCAGATAGTTCAGGGCACTTTGGCCCAAAATTTGGCTGATTTTCCCATGTTATCCCCgttctgcagagctggaatgCGTTACCCAAAGAGGGCAGCTCCatgctctgcagcccagcttGTCCCTCCGGCTGGAGGGTGTGCAGTGGTGCTGGGGAGGGCCCGTGGGGCTGGGGTCAGCAGGGTCTCCTCGCAGGCACCTTCGGGGAGTGCAGCTCCGAGGCCGAGGTCCAGGCTTGGATGAGGTACAAcatcttcctcctgctggaaGTGGGAACGTTCAACGCCTTGGTGGAGCTGCTGAACATGGAGATTGAGTGAGTACTGCGGGAAAACACTTCAGGAGTGGCTCTGGAATTCAGCAGTTGTCCTGGGTGGATGTGTAATGTAGGATCATACCTGCTTTCTCCTGAAATTCCCCATGAGTCAAAGTGCCTGGCAGCaaacaggcagctctgctcctcctcacaCGGCTGTGCTGGGAACGGGGAGTTCATGGCAGCAGTGTCTGTCTCATGTGGAGTGCCTGTGACAGAGTTTGAATTCCCCCAAATTCTCTCTGAGCTGTTCTCCCTCTGCAGCAACAGcgcagcctgttccagtgccgTGAGGAAACCGGCCATTTCCCTGGCTGACAGCACCGACCTCAGGTATGGAGTGGGAATGGGGGGGCCAGGAGGGGATCCAGGGTTTTCTGGGAGCTTTGGGAGGCTGAGGCAGGCACTGAAAGgggtcccagagctgtcccatCTCTGAGAGTTTCTGCAGGTGTGTGTCATGCTCAGCCTGCACAGCAGGAATGGAATAGATCGGGGATATGAAAGCAGTAAAATTTGGGAAAGCAGATTTCTTCCTGTTTGGACTTGCAGAGACTTTTCCCCCCAGTTCCTGTGTGCTGGTGTGGAGCAGGTACATGAATTGTGGATGTGGTCTGGGTTGCTCCAGCTTCTCCCTGAGccctgggtgctggcagtgcttcCATAACTTATCCCAGTCTCTGGGATTCAACTGCCCTGGTTGTTGCAGGGTGCTGCTGAACATCATGTACCTGATTGTGGAGACTGTGCGCCAGGAGGCCGAGGGGGACAAGCCTGAGTGGAAGAGCATGAGGCAAACCTTCCGAGCAGAGCTGGGTGAGGACCAGGAGCTGGGAtagagctgccagggctggaggcagtgACAAGGGGTTTGGCTCTAGGAGTTGGGTAATAGTGACTGGCACCACTGGGTTGGTTTCTGCTCAGCTTgtggggcagagggaggtgaGCAGAGGAAGCCATCCagccttttctgctgctgggtgctctctccctgaaaaaaaccagaatattcGAGTTGTTACTTCCTCTTGAACACAGAGGTAAGAAATTATGGAGTTTATGAGGCCttggaaggagagagggaggtgTCTGGAGTGAGGTGAGCATCTTGGAGCTAATGGGGAGGAGGGTGCAGGAGCTGGTGATACTGGTGGTGGGGGTGAGGCCAGGGATGAGGAATTCCCGGCTGACGGTGCTGTGTGGTTCCAGGAGCCCCCCTGTACAACAATGAGCCTTTCTCTGTCATGCTCTTTGGGATGGTGACCAAATTCTGCAGTGGCCACGCTCCTCACTTCCCCATGAAGAaggtgctgcttctgctctggAAGACTGTGCTGGTAAGGAGAGGATGTGGGATGTGTGGTTTGATGCTTGGCAGAGGAGGGAATTCTGCTCTCAGAGTTGGCTGTAATTATTCCATCCTCTTGTTGTGGTATTGAGTTTTCCTTTAAACCCAGTCCCAGGGTTTTCCCCATAGGGAAGCAGTGGATATTGGTGTCCGGAGCTGGATACTAAGGATAGACACAAAGAGAGGtccctgggaaaggaaagctcTGAACAGCTGTGGATGCCTGGACatcctcctgtccctcctgcctctGTCAGTGACAAGAGGAGCACAGGACAGGCAGCTCCTACTTGAAACTGGGGAAGGATTTGGACCCCTCAGGACAGGAGAGActttgaggggctggagtgtgtccagggaGGGGAACGTcactggggaagggtctggagcagctgagggagctgggaaaggggctcagcctagagaaaaggaggttcagagGGGACTtttggctctgcacaactccctgacaggaggggacagccaggttGGGGTCAGGCTCTGGTCCCAGGTAACAGGGACAGGGCAAGAGAAAATGACATCAAGCTAttgggaagatttttttcatggaaagagtggtcaggcattggcacaggctgcccaggacaatgttggagtcaccatccccagGTGGATTTAAAGGACACGCAGATGTGGCACCTGGTGACATGGACTactggtggccttggcagtgctgtgggagcagttggactcaatgatctcagagggcttttccaacctgaacgATTCTGTGATCCTGCAAAGTGGGTTTGGGAGGGGCAGGTGTAGACgcccctggagcccccctgTGTCATGCTCAGCGTGCTGTGGTGTCCCTTGCAGTGCACCCTGGGAGGAtttgaggagctgcagagcatgAAGGCAGAGAAGAGGGAGATGCTGGGCCTGCCACCGCTGCCCGAGGACAGCATCCAGGTGATCCGCAACATGCGGGCGGCCTCCCCGCCCGCCTCCGCCTCCGACCTCAtcgagcagcagcagaagcgtGGCCGGAGGGAGCAcaaggtggggacagggacattaGGGAGGGCACTGCCACAAGCTCTGGGCTTGTTTTTGGTATATTCCCTTCTGGCTCTCCCCGCTCCAGGCCCTCATTAAGCAGGATAACCTCGATGCCTTCAACGAGCGGGATCCGTACAAAGCTGATGACTCCCgcgaggaggaagaggaaaatgatgATGACAACAGCCTGGAGGGAGAGACCTTCCCCCTGGAACGGGATGAAGTGATGCCTCCCCCTACCCAGCACCCCCCCAGCGACCGCATCACCTGCCCCAAAGGGCTGCCCTGGGCCCCCAAGGTCCGGTGAGTCCGGGGTCTCCCTGTTGGGAGAACTGGAGCAAGGTCAGGGAAATAGAGGCTGCTGGATGTTGGGAATCTCAGCAGGGATGTAGGGAAGGTGTTTGGGATGGGGTGGTCACTTTGATGGCTGTTTTCTTGTGGGGTTGGCTGAGTACCCTTTACCTGACCACAAGgcttttccctgtgcctgggctatgcctttccctgtgcctggctggACATCTTCCCAATGCTCTGGAAGGTGTgactcttcccttctccctttgctgcagggagaaggacattgagatgtTCCTGGAATCCAGCCGCAGCAAATTCATCGGCTACACGCTGGGCAGGTGGGTTCAGAGCCAGCCCAGTGCTGCCATTACGGGGGGGCCTGTGGGAGAGGTCAGTTTGGGGGCTGCTTTCGTTTCTACGTGGCAGCAGGGAAGGCCTTGGCTGGCTGGTCTGTGGTTTCATCCCTGGGTGGTCTCTGCCCCACCCCTGggtgctcagccctgctcccagcctggctctttCCCTCCTCCAGTGACACCAACACCGTGGTGGGCTTGCCCAGGCCCATCCATGAGAGCATCCGCACCCTGAAGCTGGTGAGTTAAGGAATtcctccagcccctgctgctgtaTGGGTGCCCCTCACccatctccctgctcccatcacAGCTCAGGGTGGATTTTCCTGAccattttccccttcctccaccTAGTGATGGGAGAGCAGCCTTAAGCTTTCATCTCATCCTGGACTCACAGATTTCTGAGCCCGTTCCTTAGGGGGCTCCATCCCTTCCTCAAGGGACTCCATCCCTTCCTTAGGGGGCTCCATCCCTTCCTCAGGGGACTCCATCCCTTCCTTAGGAGGCTCCATCCCTTCCTCAAGGGACTCCATCCCTTCCTTAGGGGGCTCCATCCCTTCCTCAGGGGACTCCATCCCTTTCTTAAGGGGTTTTATCCCTTCCCTTCATCCCTTTCCTACTGGCCTTGTCCCAGAcctgagcccagcagctcccaccctgcaCATCTCCACAGGTCACCCCTGGGACAGGGATCTGGGAGGGATGGAACAGGGTGAtgggagcaggctggggctgggggcagtgctggggaccGTGGTGACCCCCCCTTGTCCCCGTGCAGCACAAGTACACGTCCATTGCTGAGGTGCAGGTGCACATGGAAGAGGAGTACCTGCGCTCCCCGCTCTCCGGAGTGagtgtgggaatgggatgggatggagatcctgggctgggatttggggccaCTTGGTCCTGCCAGGTTTTTTTTGGCAGGGCTGAGAGGTTTGTTTTGCTGGGGAGGGGTTTCTCTGGGGCAGAGGGGgttggggcaggagctggggataTCCTGCCCTTGGGTTCATACTccatggtgctggtggcagctcctgggatgaGGTTTTCTGGTCTCTCCTGGCACCAGGGGGAAGAGGAAGTGGAGCAAGTCCCTGCAGAGATCCTGTACCAGGGcctgctgcccagcctgccccagTACATGGTGAgctggggagcactgggatccCCTGGATCAGTCCCTTTCCAGTGATGCATCCCAAGTTTTCACCCCCTGCCCTTGCCCTGTTCCTCCCTCCTGCAGTGGGGAAAGGGTCTCTTGCTagtcccctgcagctcccattcccctccatctctcccttcttcccagaTTGCTCTGCTGAAGatcctcttggctgcagcccccaCCTCCAAAGCCAAGACAGACTCCATCAACATCCTGGCAGATGTCCTGCCCGAGGAGATGCCGTGAGTGGCtgtggagcagaggagctggcagggggtgggaagggaaggagggatgggagggaactgggggagTGACCTGGTGTGGGCTGGGGCTCCTTGTGGGACAtgaccctgctctgccctggattgcaccctgcaggagctggtggccttggcagtgcagcaggagcagttggactcgatgatctcagagggcttttccagcctgaatgattctgtgatcctgcaAAGTGGGTTTGGGAGGGGCAGGTGTAGATGTCCCTGGAGCCCCCCATGCTCAACATGCTGTGGTGTCCCTTGCAGTGCACCCTGGGAGGGTTtgaggaatcacagaatcatggaatgttttgggtgggaagggaccttaaagctcatccagttccacaccctgccattggcagggacaccttccactagaccaggttggcCTTGgagacttccagggatggggcagccacagcttccctgggcaacctgtgtcaCCCTGAGAAGGAAGAATTCCTCCTGATACagtccccctgtgtcccccaggacCACCGTGCTGCAGAGCATGAAGCTGGGCGTGGATGTCAATCGGCACAAGGAGATCATCGTCAAGGCCatctctgctgtgctcctgctcctgctcaaaCACTTCAAGCTCAACCACATCTACCAGGTGAGGTGGGCCGGGGTCCGGCCGTGCCCACGGGTCTTTGGGCACGGCAGGACCCTGAGTGGGTCTGCATTCACCCATGTTTCTCCTCCCTAGTTTGAGTACATGGCCCAGCACCTGGTCTTTGCCAACTGCATCCCGCTCATCCTCAAGTTCTTCAACCAGAACATCATGTCCTACATCACTGCCAAGAACAGGTGAGGAGAAGGCTGCCCACCTGCATTCCtgggggatgtggggaggggtccctgtTTCTTTGGCCTCTCTGCAATCCCTTCCTGGCAGTGGCTCAggccccagcagagccagaaaGTTCCCACCACAGCCCATCTGCAGTGCATGGGAAGTGGGGGCTGCCTTGCCCCCAGGCCAGGGGGGATCTGGGGGAACAGCACGTGCacccttctccttcctgcagcatCTCCGTGCTGGACTACCCCTACTGTGTTGTGCATGAGCTGCCGGAGCTGACGGCAGAGAGCCTGGTGAGTCCTCCTGCTGTGACAGTCCTGgcacctgggctgctgcctgggggaatttgggatgcagggaggcagcagggctcCAGCACCCAGCCCTTGCACCCTCAGCTCTCCTGTGCTCAGCCCCTGGTGCcgctgggattttggggatggggatgaggatggcAGGTCTGCTGGGgtggagcatgtccagagaagggaatggagctggggaagggtctggagcaccaggagtggctgagggagctagggggactcagcctggagaaaaggaggctcaggggggactttctggctctccacaactccctcaCAGGAGGGTGGAGCTGGGGGTTCAGGTTCTGGTCCCAGGGAgcaagggacaggacaggagcaaatggcctcaagctgtgccaggggaagttcAGATTGGATATTGGAGAGGAATTCTTTGTGAAAAGGATGGTCAGGCAATGGTacagcctggccagggcagtgttggagtcaccatccctggaagtgttcaaaaaatgtgtGGGTATGGAGCTGGCACTTGGGTACAGGGATTactggtggccttggcagtgctgggggaacagttGGACTTGACGATCTCAGAGAGCTTTCCCAATCTTAACAATTCCATGGCTAGATGATTCCATGCCCACACGCTGTGCTGTCCCCTTTGGACGAGGCTCCTCAGatcatcccagcccctc
This Vidua macroura isolate BioBank_ID:100142 chromosome 24, ASM2450914v1, whole genome shotgun sequence DNA region includes the following protein-coding sequences:
- the STRIP1 gene encoding striatin-interacting protein 1 isoform X3, with the protein product MAAALPRLSLPLPREEGGYSESPDLEFEYADTDKWTAELSELYSYTEGPEFLLNRKCFEEDFRIHVRDKKWPELERTQHRTHAMRLLDGLEVTAREKRLRVARAILYVAQGTFGECSSEAEVQAWMRYNIFLLLEVGTFNALVELLNMEIDNSAACSSAVRKPAISLADSTDLRVLLNIMYLIVETVRQEAEGDKPEWKSMRQTFRAELGAPLYNNEPFSVMLFGMVTKFCSGHAPHFPMKKVLLLLWKTVLCTLGGFEELQSMKAEKREMLGLPPLPEDSIQVIRNMRAASPPASASDLIEQQQKRGRREHKALIKQDNLDAFNERDPYKADDSREEEEENDDDNSLEGETFPLERDEVMPPPTQHPPSDRITCPKGLPWAPKVREKDIEMFLESSRSKFIGYTLGSDTNTVVGLPRPIHESIRTLKLHKYTSIAEVQVHMEEEYLRSPLSGGEEEVEQVPAEILYQGLLPSLPQYMIALLKILLAAAPTSKAKTDSINILADVLPEEMPTTVLQSMKLGVDVNRHKEIIVKAISAVLLLLLKHFKLNHIYQFEYMAQHLVFANCIPLILKFFNQNIMSYITAKNSISVLDYPYCVVHELPELTAESLEAGDNNQFCWRNLFSCINLLRILNKLTKWKHSRTMMLVVFKSAPILKRALKVKQAMMQLYVLKLLKVQTKYLGRQWRKSNMKTMSAIYQKVRHRLNDDWAYGNDLDARPWDFQAEECALRASIERFNSRRYDRAHGNPDFVPVDNCLQSVLGQRVDLPEDFQVNYDLWLEREVFSRPISWEELLQ
- the STRIP1 gene encoding striatin-interacting protein 1 isoform X1, with product MEPSGGPGPGPVPVPGNNKGRGGAAAPGRGRDLARPPRKDSEGYSESPDLEFEYADTDKWTAELSELYSYTEGPEFLLNRKCFEEDFRIHVRDKKWPELERTQHRTHAMRLLDGLEVTAREKRLRVARAILYVAQGTFGECSSEAEVQAWMRYNIFLLLEVGTFNALVELLNMEIDNSAACSSAVRKPAISLADSTDLRVLLNIMYLIVETVRQEAEGDKPEWKSMRQTFRAELGAPLYNNEPFSVMLFGMVTKFCSGHAPHFPMKKVLLLLWKTVLCTLGGFEELQSMKAEKREMLGLPPLPEDSIQVIRNMRAASPPASASDLIEQQQKRGRREHKALIKQDNLDAFNERDPYKADDSREEEEENDDDNSLEGETFPLERDEVMPPPTQHPPSDRITCPKGLPWAPKVREKDIEMFLESSRSKFIGYTLGSDTNTVVGLPRPIHESIRTLKLHKYTSIAEVQVHMEEEYLRSPLSGGEEEVEQVPAEILYQGLLPSLPQYMIALLKILLAAAPTSKAKTDSINILADVLPEEMPTTVLQSMKLGVDVNRHKEIIVKAISAVLLLLLKHFKLNHIYQFEYMAQHLVFANCIPLILKFFNQNIMSYITAKNSISVLDYPYCVVHELPELTAESLEAGDNNQFCWRNLFSCINLLRILNKLTKWKHSRTMMLVVFKSAPILKRALKVKQAMMQLYVLKLLKVQTKYLGRQWRKSNMKTMSAIYQKVRHRLNDDWAYGNDLDARPWDFQAEECALRASIERFNSRRYDRAHGNPDFVPVDNCLQSVLGQRVDLPEDFQVNYDLWLEREVFSRPISWEELLQ
- the STRIP1 gene encoding striatin-interacting protein 1 isoform X2; the protein is METQEVGWSCLGNVCAAAGMLLVPKPARPALDLQEDEGYSESPDLEFEYADTDKWTAELSELYSYTEGPEFLLNRKCFEEDFRIHVRDKKWPELERTQHRTHAMRLLDGLEVTAREKRLRVARAILYVAQGTFGECSSEAEVQAWMRYNIFLLLEVGTFNALVELLNMEIDNSAACSSAVRKPAISLADSTDLRVLLNIMYLIVETVRQEAEGDKPEWKSMRQTFRAELGAPLYNNEPFSVMLFGMVTKFCSGHAPHFPMKKVLLLLWKTVLCTLGGFEELQSMKAEKREMLGLPPLPEDSIQVIRNMRAASPPASASDLIEQQQKRGRREHKALIKQDNLDAFNERDPYKADDSREEEEENDDDNSLEGETFPLERDEVMPPPTQHPPSDRITCPKGLPWAPKVREKDIEMFLESSRSKFIGYTLGSDTNTVVGLPRPIHESIRTLKLHKYTSIAEVQVHMEEEYLRSPLSGGEEEVEQVPAEILYQGLLPSLPQYMIALLKILLAAAPTSKAKTDSINILADVLPEEMPTTVLQSMKLGVDVNRHKEIIVKAISAVLLLLLKHFKLNHIYQFEYMAQHLVFANCIPLILKFFNQNIMSYITAKNSISVLDYPYCVVHELPELTAESLEAGDNNQFCWRNLFSCINLLRILNKLTKWKHSRTMMLVVFKSAPILKRALKVKQAMMQLYVLKLLKVQTKYLGRQWRKSNMKTMSAIYQKVRHRLNDDWAYGNDLDARPWDFQAEECALRASIERFNSRRYDRAHGNPDFVPVDNCLQSVLGQRVDLPEDFQVNYDLWLEREVFSRPISWEELLQ